One Oharaeibacter diazotrophicus DNA segment encodes these proteins:
- a CDS encoding glycoside hydrolase family 25 protein produces the protein MDPRQLKPRRPSAERRPAGKGRTGKGRKRAPARPSRLARAVRATAIAAAGFVTFAACAVIEIAPEVAGVYPVRGIDVSYFQGDIDWPTVSQAGTLFAWIKATEGGDRFDPMFDRNFAAAASAGVQRGAYHFYYFCRPVEDQVAWFIRNVPVDPTALPPALDMEWNPLSPTCRKRPPREEVLADMRTWLTAIEAHYGKRPVIYTTVDFHRDRLEGAFPDYHIWVRSVAGHPSLRYGERKWHFWQHTATGRVAGVRGDVDQNVFYGTPDQWKSFLTGELDPNA, from the coding sequence ATGGATCCTCGTCAGCTGAAGCCGCGCCGCCCGTCCGCCGAGCGGCGCCCCGCCGGCAAGGGCCGCACCGGCAAGGGTCGGAAGAGGGCGCCGGCGCGGCCGTCCCGGCTGGCGCGGGCGGTCCGCGCGACGGCGATCGCGGCGGCCGGGTTCGTCACCTTCGCCGCCTGCGCGGTGATCGAGATCGCGCCCGAGGTGGCCGGGGTCTACCCGGTGCGCGGCATCGACGTGTCCTATTTCCAGGGCGACATCGACTGGCCGACGGTGTCGCAGGCCGGCACCCTGTTCGCCTGGATCAAGGCCACCGAGGGCGGCGACCGCTTCGACCCGATGTTCGATCGCAACTTCGCCGCCGCCGCCTCCGCCGGCGTGCAGCGCGGCGCCTACCACTTCTACTATTTCTGCCGGCCGGTGGAGGATCAGGTCGCCTGGTTCATCCGCAACGTACCGGTCGATCCGACCGCCCTGCCGCCGGCGCTCGACATGGAGTGGAACCCGCTGTCGCCGACCTGCCGCAAGCGCCCGCCGCGCGAGGAGGTGCTCGCCGACATGCGGACGTGGCTGACCGCGATCGAGGCGCACTACGGCAAGCGGCCGGTGATCTACACGACGGTCGACTTCCACCGCGACCGGCTCGAGGGCGCCTTCCCGGACTACCACATCTGGGTCCGTTCGGTCGCCGGACACCCCTCCCTGCGGTACGGCGAGCGCAAATGGCACTTCTGGCAGCACACCGCGACGGGTAGGGTCGCGGGCGTCCGCGGCGACGTCGACCAGAACGTCTTCTACGGCACGCCGGACCAGTGGAAGAGCTTCCTCACCGGCGAACTCGACCCGAACGCCTGA
- a CDS encoding lysozyme inhibitor LprI family protein has product MSRLRLLPLVAATLFASAAPVFAEDDPAVPTETDRQMIDMCLDEKKQNGEVAEVCVGLVAEPCLAEPDNQSTPMMGACLDKEATIWDDNLNAWYKQLVGKLEDDQVTALKESQRAWIAMRDSTCAFQASLWGGGTGAGPAAIECFMRETGHRALFLRAQLEFVSG; this is encoded by the coding sequence ATGTCCCGCCTCCGCCTGCTGCCGCTCGTAGCGGCGACGCTGTTCGCCTCCGCCGCGCCGGTCTTCGCCGAGGACGATCCGGCGGTGCCGACCGAGACCGACCGGCAGATGATCGACATGTGCCTCGACGAGAAGAAGCAGAACGGCGAGGTCGCCGAGGTCTGTGTCGGCCTCGTCGCCGAGCCCTGCCTCGCCGAGCCGGACAATCAGTCGACCCCGATGATGGGCGCCTGCCTCGACAAGGAGGCCACCATCTGGGACGACAATCTCAACGCGTGGTACAAGCAGCTCGTCGGCAAGCTCGAGGACGATCAGGTCACCGCGCTGAAGGAGAGCCAGCGCGCTTGGATCGCCATGCGCGATTCCACCTGCGCCTTCCAGGCCTCGCTCTGGGGCGGCGGCACCGGCGCCGGCCCGGCCGCCATCGAGTGCTTCATGCGCGAGACCGGCCACCGCGCGCTGTTCCTGCGGGCGCAGCTCGAGTTCGTCTCGGGCTGA
- a CDS encoding ATP-dependent Clp protease proteolytic subunit, protein MISKDQAFARLDDEEEKDEKAKDAAPAPQVDKYLFKSRTVLITGQVSQELARDVTARLLALSEASATDPITVIVSSPGGHVESGDMIHDMIRFVPAPVNIIGTGWVASAGALIYVSVPRERRFCTPNTRFLLHQPSGGAGGMATDIEIQAREIIKMRDRLNKIFSVATGQPIERIEKDTDRDYWMSAAEAIDYGLVGRIVGTADEVA, encoded by the coding sequence ATGATCTCCAAGGATCAGGCATTCGCCCGCCTCGACGACGAGGAGGAGAAGGACGAGAAGGCCAAGGACGCCGCGCCGGCGCCGCAGGTCGACAAGTATCTCTTCAAGTCGCGCACGGTGCTGATCACCGGTCAGGTTTCGCAGGAGCTCGCCCGCGACGTCACCGCCCGCCTGCTCGCCCTCTCGGAGGCGAGCGCCACCGACCCGATCACCGTGATCGTGTCCTCGCCGGGCGGCCACGTCGAATCCGGCGACATGATCCACGACATGATCCGCTTCGTGCCGGCCCCGGTGAACATCATCGGCACGGGCTGGGTGGCGAGCGCGGGGGCGCTGATCTACGTCTCGGTGCCGCGCGAGCGTCGCTTCTGCACCCCGAACACCCGCTTCCTGCTGCATCAACCGTCGGGCGGCGCCGGCGGCATGGCCACCGACATCGAGATCCAGGCCCGCGAGATCATCAAGATGCGCGACCGCCTGAACAAGATCTTCTCGGTCGCCACCGGCCAGCCGATCGAGCGGATCGAGAAGGACACCGACCGCGACTACTGGATGAGCGCGGCCGAGGCGATCGACTACGGCCTCGTCGGCCGCATCGTCGGCACCGCGGACGAGGTCGCCTGA
- a CDS encoding YdcF family protein has translation MFYLLSKLAFLAVRPSNAVILAMLIGLVARGTRFRKFGTRLGLFGLFALVVFAWTGAGDVLINPLERRFPFPELGDTPPTGIIVLGGVLDPWSTRMHHTPQTIDGAERIAAGIDLARRYPSARLVYSGGTADAPPALEPEADIVGRMFAEAGIAPDRVVLEKRSLNTRENALFSYDLVGPRSGERWIVVTSAFHMPRAIGCLRAAGWTGLVAYPVDYRGDPLPDIVDLKSASESLLRTDLAVKEWIGLVVYRFGGFTDALFPAP, from the coding sequence GTGTTCTACCTGCTCTCCAAGCTCGCGTTCCTGGCCGTCCGCCCGTCGAACGCGGTCATCCTGGCGATGCTGATCGGGCTGGTCGCCCGCGGCACGCGCTTCCGCAAGTTCGGCACCCGGCTCGGTCTGTTCGGCCTGTTCGCGCTCGTCGTGTTCGCCTGGACCGGCGCGGGCGACGTGCTGATCAATCCGCTCGAGCGCCGCTTCCCGTTTCCCGAGCTCGGCGACACCCCGCCGACCGGCATCATCGTTCTCGGCGGCGTGCTCGACCCCTGGTCGACCCGGATGCACCACACCCCGCAGACCATCGACGGCGCCGAGCGGATCGCCGCCGGCATCGACCTCGCGCGCCGCTATCCGAGCGCACGGTTGGTCTATTCCGGCGGCACCGCCGACGCCCCGCCCGCGCTCGAGCCCGAGGCCGACATCGTCGGGCGCATGTTCGCCGAGGCCGGCATCGCGCCGGACCGCGTCGTGCTCGAGAAGCGCTCGCTCAACACCCGAGAGAACGCGCTGTTCTCCTACGATCTCGTCGGCCCGCGCTCCGGCGAGCGCTGGATCGTCGTCACATCCGCCTTCCACATGCCCCGGGCGATCGGATGCCTGCGCGCGGCCGGTTGGACCGGCCTCGTCGCCTACCCGGTCGACTATCGCGGCGATCCCCTGCCGGACATCGTCGACCTGAAGTCGGCGAGCGAGTCGCTGCTGCGCACCGACCTCGCGGTCAAGGAGTGGATCGGGCTGGTCGTCTACCGCTTCGGCGGCTTCACCGACGCACTGTTCCCGGCGCCCTGA
- a CDS encoding DUF3253 domain-containing protein, with protein sequence MTIDPRRVKAAEIRARMTSLAAERGPGRNVDPMEVAVAIAGHDEKIWRRLMKPIKEEAKRLAAAGEIVVLRKGKPTDPETLRGLWRFRALAEGEAPPVFEPRAAAPAPTDEDDDLDDFDFDDDED encoded by the coding sequence TTGACCATCGACCCGCGCCGCGTGAAGGCGGCGGAGATCCGCGCCCGCATGACGTCCCTCGCCGCCGAACGCGGCCCGGGCCGCAACGTCGACCCGATGGAGGTCGCCGTCGCCATCGCCGGCCACGACGAGAAGATCTGGCGCCGGCTGATGAAGCCGATCAAGGAGGAGGCCAAGCGCCTCGCCGCCGCCGGCGAGATCGTCGTGCTGCGCAAGGGCAAGCCGACCGATCCCGAGACGCTGCGCGGCCTCTGGCGCTTCCGTGCGCTCGCCGAGGGCGAGGCGCCGCCGGTGTTCGAGCCGCGCGCGGCCGCCCCGGCCCCGACCGACGAGGACGACGACCTCGACGACTTCGATTTCGACGACGACGAGGATTGA
- a CDS encoding DUF599 domain-containing protein, whose translation MRSPPEAALFALADILAASWFLFAWLIQSWLAESSPWAGRSLNHAMTRAREDWIRQMSKRDLRMIDTSIMQGLQNGTAFFASTSLLALGGCFALLNASDKVLAIVADLPFEMASVRGAYEVKTLCLGSIYAYAFFKFGWAYRLFNYASILVGAVPGRDHAGTPEMEAAILRATRLVQYAGTHFNRGLRAFFMSVGFLGWYFGPYALTVSATLVLIVLVRRQFFSKSRNALYGALS comes from the coding sequence GTGCGTTCGCCTCCGGAGGCCGCCCTGTTCGCCCTCGCCGACATTCTCGCCGCGTCGTGGTTCCTGTTCGCGTGGCTGATCCAGTCCTGGCTCGCCGAGAGCAGCCCCTGGGCCGGGCGGTCGCTGAACCACGCCATGACGCGGGCGCGGGAGGATTGGATCCGGCAGATGAGCAAGCGCGACCTCCGGATGATCGACACCTCGATCATGCAGGGCCTGCAGAACGGCACCGCCTTCTTCGCCTCGACCTCGCTGCTGGCGCTCGGCGGCTGCTTCGCGCTGCTCAACGCTTCCGACAAGGTGCTCGCGATCGTCGCCGACCTGCCGTTCGAAATGGCCTCCGTCCGCGGCGCCTACGAGGTCAAGACGCTGTGCCTCGGGTCGATCTACGCCTATGCGTTCTTCAAGTTCGGCTGGGCCTACCGGCTGTTCAACTACGCCTCGATCCTGGTCGGCGCCGTTCCCGGCCGCGACCATGCCGGCACCCCGGAGATGGAGGCCGCCATCTTGCGCGCGACCCGTCTGGTGCAGTACGCCGGCACCCACTTCAACCGCGGTCTGCGCGCCTTCTTCATGTCGGTCGGCTTTCTCGGCTGGTACTTCGGCCCCTACGCCCTGACGGTGTCGGCGACCCTGGTGCTGATCGTCCTCGTCCGCCGGCAGTTCTTCTCGAAGTCGCGCAACGCGCTCTACGGAGCCCTGTCTTGA
- a CDS encoding DUF2750 domain-containing protein — protein sequence MIVDQRQMQAVLALPGDRRFLHFVKVVADRQEAWGLYQDGWALAATDDGVPVFPLWPAREYAEACAVGAWVDYSPRGIKLDDITTQLLPRLNEDGVLPGIFMTTKDKALTPTIGELLESIEAELKKY from the coding sequence ATGATCGTCGACCAAAGACAGATGCAGGCTGTGCTTGCGCTTCCGGGTGACAGGCGATTCCTACACTTTGTAAAAGTGGTTGCCGATCGTCAGGAGGCCTGGGGCTTGTATCAGGATGGCTGGGCACTCGCGGCTACCGATGACGGAGTGCCGGTATTCCCGTTGTGGCCCGCGAGAGAGTATGCGGAGGCTTGTGCAGTCGGCGCGTGGGTCGACTATTCACCGCGCGGAATAAAACTCGACGACATTACGACTCAACTATTGCCGCGATTGAACGAAGATGGGGTATTGCCGGGTATATTTATGACGACAAAAGATAAAGCCCTTACGCCGACTATCGGAGAGCTTTTGGAATCAATTGAGGCGGAACTGAAAAAGTACTAG
- the coaD gene encoding pantetheine-phosphate adenylyltransferase, whose amino-acid sequence MTTALYSGSFDPATFGHLDVVRRAARLFDRLVIAVGAHHSKSAVFTPEERVEMLRALVAPIAAETGRTIEVATFDGLVVDAARAAGAGAIVRGLRSVTDFDYEVQMGGMNGAMAPEIDVVYLAAAADVRHIASSLVRQIAALGGPVEAFVPALVAERLVDRYRTPR is encoded by the coding sequence ATGACGACCGCGCTCTATTCCGGCTCCTTCGACCCGGCCACCTTCGGCCATCTCGACGTCGTGCGCCGCGCCGCCCGGCTGTTCGACCGGCTGGTGATCGCGGTCGGCGCCCACCATTCCAAGTCCGCGGTGTTCACCCCCGAGGAGCGCGTCGAGATGCTGCGCGCGCTCGTGGCCCCGATCGCCGCCGAGACCGGCCGCACCATCGAGGTCGCGACCTTCGACGGGCTCGTCGTCGACGCCGCCCGCGCCGCCGGCGCGGGTGCGATCGTGCGCGGCCTCAGGAGCGTCACCGACTTCGACTACGAGGTCCAGATGGGTGGCATGAACGGCGCGATGGCGCCGGAAATCGACGTGGTCTACCTCGCCGCCGCCGCGGACGTGCGCCATATCGCCTCCAGCCTCGTCCGCCAGATCGCCGCGCTCGGCGGACCGGTCGAGGCCTTCGTCCCGGCCCTGGTGGCCGAGCGCCTCGTGGACCGTTACCGGACGCCGCGCTGA
- a CDS encoding peptidylprolyl isomerase, whose amino-acid sequence MAVAPVAASAADTLVMETTKGRVVIKLRPDLAPKHVAQIEKLVSQKFYDGIVFHRVIEGFMAQTGDPTGTGAGGSDLPDIPAEFSRAHFARGTVGMARAQDPDSANSQFFIMFADGGFLDGQYTVWGEVVEGMETVDKIERGEPPANPDKIVSMRLGQ is encoded by the coding sequence ATGGCCGTGGCGCCCGTGGCCGCCTCGGCCGCGGACACGCTGGTGATGGAGACCACCAAGGGCCGCGTCGTCATCAAGCTCCGGCCGGACCTCGCGCCCAAGCACGTGGCGCAGATCGAGAAGCTGGTGTCGCAGAAGTTCTACGACGGCATCGTCTTCCACCGCGTCATCGAGGGCTTCATGGCCCAGACCGGCGATCCCACCGGCACCGGTGCCGGCGGCTCGGACCTGCCGGACATCCCGGCCGAGTTCTCGCGCGCCCACTTCGCCCGCGGCACCGTCGGAATGGCCCGCGCCCAGGACCCGGACAGCGCCAACTCGCAGTTCTTCATCATGTTCGCCGACGGCGGCTTCCTCGACGGCCAGTACACCGTGTGGGGCGAGGTCGTCGAAGGTATGGAGACCGTGGACAAGATCGAGCGCGGCGAGCCGCCGGCGAACCCGGACAAGATCGTCTCGATGCGCCTCGGCCAGTGA
- a CDS encoding peptidylprolyl isomerase yields the protein MADIKDPENTLVMETTKGRVVIEMRPDLAPGHVDHIKKLAREGFYDGIVFHRVIEGFMAQTGCPHGTGTGGSKYPNLKAEFNAEPHVRGTASMARAQNPNSANSQFFICFDDARFLDRQYTVWGKVIEGMDNVDKIKRGEPVRDPDKIVSMKVAADIPA from the coding sequence ATGGCCGACATCAAGGATCCCGAGAACACCCTGGTCATGGAGACGACCAAGGGCCGCGTCGTCATCGAGATGCGGCCCGACCTCGCCCCGGGCCACGTCGACCACATCAAGAAGCTCGCCCGCGAGGGCTTCTACGACGGCATCGTGTTCCACCGCGTGATCGAGGGCTTCATGGCCCAGACCGGCTGCCCGCACGGCACCGGCACCGGCGGCTCGAAGTACCCGAACCTCAAGGCCGAGTTCAACGCCGAGCCGCACGTGCGCGGCACGGCCTCGATGGCCCGCGCGCAGAACCCGAACAGCGCCAACTCGCAGTTCTTCATCTGCTTCGACGACGCCCGCTTCCTCGACCGCCAGTACACGGTCTGGGGCAAGGTGATCGAGGGCATGGACAACGTCGACAAGATCAAGCGCGGCGAGCCCGTGCGCGATCCCGACAAGATCGTGTCGATGAAGGTCGCGGCCGACATCCCGGCCTGA
- the queA gene encoding tRNA preQ1(34) S-adenosylmethionine ribosyltransferase-isomerase QueA, which translates to MDVSLFDFDLPPESIALRPASPRDSARLLLVPPDGGFVDHVVRDLPDLLGPGDVLVFNDTKVIPAQLAGLRLREGAAPVAISATLHMRVGPDRWKAFVKGARKLAVGDRVAFGAQAGEGGAPACLAGALDATVAERGEDGETTFAFDLSGPDLDTAIATVGHIPLPPYIAARRPEDARDRADYQTVYAREEGAVAAPTAGLHFTPELMARLDARGVERRFVTLHVGAGTFLPVKAEDTADHRMHAEIGHVDAETAAALNAARARGGRVIAVGTTSLRLLESAADADGTIRPFAAATEIFITPGYRFRAVDGLVTNFHLPRSTLFMLVSAFAGLERMRAAYAHAIATGYRFYSYGDGSLLLPGRQGRTPDE; encoded by the coding sequence ATGGACGTCTCCCTCTTCGACTTCGACCTGCCGCCCGAATCGATCGCGCTGCGCCCGGCTTCGCCGCGGGATTCCGCACGGCTGCTGCTGGTGCCGCCGGACGGCGGCTTCGTCGACCACGTCGTCCGCGACCTGCCGGACCTGCTCGGCCCGGGCGACGTGCTCGTCTTCAACGACACCAAGGTGATCCCGGCCCAGCTCGCGGGCCTGCGCCTGCGCGAGGGCGCCGCCCCCGTGGCGATCTCGGCGACGCTGCACATGCGCGTCGGGCCCGACCGCTGGAAGGCCTTCGTCAAGGGCGCGCGCAAGCTCGCGGTCGGCGACCGCGTCGCCTTCGGCGCACAGGCGGGCGAGGGCGGCGCGCCGGCCTGCCTCGCCGGCGCGCTCGACGCCACCGTCGCCGAGCGCGGCGAGGACGGCGAGACCACCTTCGCCTTCGACCTCTCCGGCCCCGACCTCGACACCGCGATCGCCACGGTCGGTCACATCCCGCTGCCGCCCTACATCGCTGCCCGCCGTCCCGAGGACGCCCGCGACAGGGCCGACTACCAGACCGTCTACGCCCGCGAAGAGGGCGCGGTCGCGGCCCCGACCGCGGGCCTGCACTTCACGCCGGAACTGATGGCGCGGCTCGACGCCCGCGGCGTCGAGCGCCGGTTCGTCACGCTCCACGTCGGCGCCGGCACCTTCCTGCCGGTCAAGGCGGAGGACACCGCCGACCACCGCATGCACGCCGAGATCGGCCACGTCGACGCCGAAACCGCAGCGGCGCTGAACGCGGCGCGGGCCCGCGGCGGCCGGGTGATCGCGGTCGGCACCACCTCGCTGCGGCTGCTCGAAAGCGCGGCGGACGCCGACGGCACGATTCGCCCCTTTGCCGCCGCGACCGAGATCTTCATCACGCCCGGCTATCGGTTCCGGGCGGTCGACGGCCTCGTCACCAATTTCCACCTGCCGCGCTCGACGCTGTTCATGCTGGTGTCGGCCTTCGCGGGGCTGGAGCGGATGCGCGCGGCCTACGCCCACGCCATCGCGACGGGCTACCGCTTCTATTCCTACGGCGACGGCTCGCTTCTGCTGCCGGGCCGGCAAGGTCGAACGCCGGACGAATGA